Below is a window of Flavobacterium sp. N2820 DNA.
AAGGTTAACAAAAGTGTTTACCGCAGCAGGAATTCCAGTTATGGAAGGTTATGGTTTAACCGAAACTTCTCCTGTAATTTCTGTTAACGACATGAGAAACAAAGGGTTCAAAGTAGGTACAGTAGGAAGAGTTTTAGATGGCGTTGAAGTTAAAATTGCTGAAGATGGCGAAATCTTATGTAAAGGTCCAAATGTAATGATGGGTTACTACAAAGATGAAACGCAAACGAATGAAGTTTTAAAAGGTGGTTATTTCCATACTGGTGATATTGGTGAAATCGACAACGAAGGTTTCTTGAAAATTACTGATCGTAAAAAAGAAATGTTCAAAACGTCTGGTGGAAAATATGTAGCACCTCAATTACTTGAAAACACTTTCAAACAATCACGTTTTATTGAACAAATTATGGTTATTGGCGAAGGTGAAAAAATGCCAGCTGCTTTTATTCAACCAAATTTTGAATTTATAAAAGATTGGGCAATCAAACATCCTGATGTAAAACTAGGTACTACCAACGAAGATATTATCACAAATCCTGTAGTTATAAAAAGAATTCAAGAAGAAATCGAACATTATAACGAACGCTTTGGAAATTGGGAAAAAGTAAAACGTTTTGAGTTAACTCCAGACGTTTGGTCTATTAATGACGGGCATTTAACTCCGACGATGAAACTTAAACGTAAAATTATAAAAGAAAAATATAATAATTTATACGTGAAAATTTACGGAGAACAATAAAATTAAATCCACCAATTGGTGGATTTTACTTTTTAAATGTTAAAAAATCATTAAATCAATAAAAAAATCTTAAAATACTATGCGTGCATAGTATTTTTTTTTATATTTGAAGAAATTTAGGTTATGCAAGATAAAACAATCGACTATATATTAAGATACACTTGGCAAGCTGTTGCTAGAATGTATAACGAAGAAGCCGCTAAATACAGTGCCACAATGGCTACTGGTTTTGCACTTTTGAGTATTGATAGAGAAAATGGAACTCCTTCTACTACTCTTGGTCCTAGAATGGGAATGGAAGCAACAAGTTTAACACGAACTTTAAAATCAATGGAAGAAAAAGGATTAATTATCCGAAAAAAAAATCCAGCAGACGGAAGAGGTGTTTTAATTTATTTAACTGAATTAGGAAAAGAAAAAAGAGAACTTTCAAAAAATACGGTATTAAAATTTAATGATACAGTAAGAGCAAATCTTACCGATGAAAAACTGCAAAACTTTATGGAAGTAGCCGAAATCATCAATGAATTAATCACCGATAAAAAAATATTTAACGACAAATAAAACAACAAACCTATCAACATGAAACGAAATATTAAAAAAGTTGCTGTTATTGGTTCCGGAATTATGGGAAGTGGCATTGCTTGTCATTTTGCAAACATTGGAGTAGAAGTCTTATTATTAGACATCGCACCAAACGAACTAACCGAAGCAGAACAGAAAAAAGGGTTGACTTTAGAAAGCAAATCCGTTAGAAATCGATTAGTAAATGATCACCTAGCAAACACTTTAAAATCAAAACCTTCACCAATTTATCATCCAAGTTTTGCCTCGAGAATTACAACGGGTAATACCACAGATGATATGTCAAAAATTGCAACAGCTGATTGGATTATTGAAGTTGTTGTAGAACGTTTAGACATCAAGAAAATTGTTTTTGAACAAGTGGACAAATTCAGAAAACCAGGAACTTTAGTAACATCAAATACGTCTGGTATTCCAATTCAGTTCATGAGCGAAGGAAGAAGCGAAGATTTCCAACAACATTTCTGTGGAACACACTTTTTCAATCCAGCTCGTTACTTAAAATTATTTGAAATCATTCCTGGTCCAAAAACATCTGATGATGTATTGGAGTTCTTAAATGGTTATGGTGAAAAATTCTTAGGAAAAACTTCAGTTGTAGCAAAAGATACTCCAGCTTTCATCGGAAATAGAATCGGAATATTTGGTATTCAAAGTTTATTCCACCAAGTAAAGGAAATGGGATTAACCGTTGAAGAAGTTGATAAATTGACTGGACCCGTTATTGGTCGTCCAAAATCGGCTACCTTTAGAACGGTTGATGTGGTTGGTTTAGATACTTTAGTGCATGTAGCGAATGGAATTTATGAAAATTGTCCAAACGACGAAGCGCATGAATTATTTAAACTTCCAGAATTTGTTAACAAAATGATGGAAAACAAATGGTTAGGAAGTAAAACCGGTCAAGGTTTCTATAAAAAAGAAGGGAAAGACATTCTAACTTTGGATTTAGACACCTTAGAATATAGAGCCAATAAAAAAGCATCTTTTGCAACTTTAGAATTGACAAAAACAATCGATAAACCAATCGATAGATTCAATGTTTTAGTGACTGGAAAAGACAAAGCAGGTGATTTCTACAGAAAAAACTTTGCTTCAATGTTCCAATACTGTTCTAACAGAATTCCTGAAATCACAGACGCTTTCTACAAAATCGACGATGCTATGAAAGCTGGATTTGGTTGGGAAAACGGTCCGTTCGAAATTTGGGATGCCATCGGAGTGGAAAAAGGAATTGAATTGATGAAAGCGGAAGGATATCAACCTGCTTCTTGGGTAACGGATATGTTAGCTTCTGGAAACACTTCTTTTTATTCGATTAAAGATGGAGCAACACACTTCTACTCTATCACAAACAAAAAAGTAGAAAAAATTCCAGGTCAAGATGCCTTCATTATCTTAAATAATATTCGCGAAAGCAAAAAAATATGGAACAACAGCGATGCAATCATTACCGATTTAGGTGATGGAATCATCAATTTAGAATTTACCTCTAAAATGAATTCTATTGGAGCTGGTGTTTTACAAGGAATCAACAAAGCGATTGAAATTGCTGAAAAAGATTACAATGGTTTAGTAATTGGTAATCAAGGCGCAAATTTCTCTGTTGGCGCTAATTTAGGAATGATTTTCATGATGGCTGTGGAACAAGAATATGACGAACTAAACATGGCTATCAAGATGTTCCAAGACACGATGATGCGTTGCCGATATTCTGCAATTCCAGTTATTGCTGCTCCACATGGAATGACATTAGGTGGTGGTTGCGAATTAACTATGCACGCCGACAGAGCGGTTGCTGCAGCAGAAACGTACATCGGATTAGTCGAATTTGGTGTTGGAGTAATTCCAGGCGGTGGCGGTTCTAAAGAAATGGCTTTGAGAGCTTCTGATTTATTCCGTAAAAACGATGTGGAATTAAATGTTCTTCAAGAATATTTCTTGACTGTAGGAATGGCAAAAGTAGCTACTTCAGCTTATGAAGGCTTTGATACCGGTGTTTTACAAAAAGGAAGAGATATTGTTGTGGTAAACAAAGACCGTCAAATTGCAACAGCTAAACAAGTAGCGTTACAAATGGCAGAACAAGGTTACACGCAACCTGTAAGAAGAAAAGATATCAAAGTATTAGGAAAGCAAGCATTGGGAATGTTCTTAGTTGGAACTGACCAAATGGAAGCTGGTAAATACATTTCTGAACACGATAAAAAAATTGCCAACAAATTAGCCTATGTAATGGCTGGTGGCGATTTATCAGAAGCAACTTTAGTTTCTGAACAATACTTATTGGATTTAGAAAGAGAAGCATTTTTATCATTAACAGGAGAAAGAAAATCTTTAGAAAGAATTCAGTACATGTTAACCAAAGGGAAACCGTTGAGAAATTAGTTGTAAGTATTAAGACTCAAGTATTAAGTATTAAGACAAATAGATTATGCATAATTTTGAAAAACTTAAAATATGGCAAAAAGCAATGGATATTGCTGTTGTGATTTATGAAATTTCACTGCTATTGCCAAATGATGAAAAGTTTAATTTAATTCATCAAATAAAAAAATGTGCAGTTTCAATTCCTTCAAATATAGCAGAAGGTTCAGGAAGAAACCACAATAAAGAGTTTATTCAGTTTTTAGGAATTGCAAATGGGTCAACTTTTGAATTAATAACTCAATTAATACTTGCGAAAAGATTAAAACTTATAAAAGAAGAAATTGTACAACCTGTAATTAGTCAATTGGTAGAGGTGTCAAATATGAATTTTTCATTCCAAAAAACTTTAAAAACATAATAAAAAAGTCATAATACTTAATACTAACATCTTAATACTAAAAAAAGTCTTAATACTTAATACTCCAATCTTAATACAAACAATATGAAAACAGCATATATAGTAAAAGCATATAGAACAGCAGTAGGAAAAGCACCTAAAGGAGTTTTTCGTTTTAAACGTCCTGACGAATTAGCAGCAGAAACCATCGAACACATGATGAAAGAGCTTCCTAATTTTGATAAAACTCGTATCGATGATGTTATGGTAGGAAATGCCATGCCAGAAGCAGAACAAGGTTTAAACGTTGGTAGATTAATTTCATTAATGGGATTAAAAGTAGAAGATGTTCCAGGTGTTACAGTAAATAGATATTGTGCATCAGGTATTGAAACTATCGGTATGGCAACAGCAAAAATTCAATCTGGAATGGCAGATTGTATCATTGCAGGTGGTGCCGAAAGTATGAGTTATATTCCAATGGGAGGCTACAAACCAACACCAGATTACAAAGCGGCAGCTGCTGGTCACGAAGATTATTATTGGGGAATGGGATTAACTGCTGAAGCGGTTGCAAAACAATTCAACGTTTCTCGTGAAGATCAAGATGAATTTGCATATCAATCACATATGAAGGCTTTAAAAGCACAAGCAGAAGGCAAATTTGACGCTCAAATAGTTCCTATTACAGTAGAAGAAACTTTTATCAATGAAAATGGTAAAAAAGAAACGCGTTCTTATGTTGTTAACAAAGACGAAGGACCAAGAGCAGGAACTTCTGTTGCGGCATTAGGAGGTTTAAGACCCGTATTTGCAGCTGATGGAAGTGTAACAGCAGGAAACTCATCTCAAATGAGTGATGGAGCAGCTTTCGTATTAGTTATGAGCGAAGAAATGGTAAAAGAATTAAATCTTGAACCTATTGCTCGATTAGTAAATTTTGCTTCTGCAGGTGTAGAACCAAGAATCATGGGAATTGGACCTGTAAAGGCTATTCCAAAAGCTTTAAAGCAAGCAGGTTTAAAACAATCTGATATTGATTTAATAGAGTTAAACGAAGCGTTCGCTTCTCAATCCTTAGCTGTTGTTAGAGAATTAGGCTTAAATCCTGATATCGTAAACGTAAATGGTGGAGCTATTGCATTAGGTCATCCACTAGGTTGTACAGGTGCTAAACTTTCTGTTCAATTGTTTGACGAAATGCGATTAAGAGGAAGTAAATATGGAATTGTTTCCATGTGTGTGGGAACAGGACAAGGAACAGCAGGAATTTACGAATTTTTGAAGTAAAGCCCCCTAGGGAATATGGATTGTGGTTATACTTTGTACTGAAATACTATAAATAAAATATATTGTAAAATTTAAACCCTATTGACCCCTAATAGGTTCCCCTTTGGGGGATAGGGGGCTAATTATGTCAGATATCATCAGAGGAGGACAATTCCTTGTAAAAGAAACAAATTGCGAAGACATCTTCACTCCAGAAGATTTCAATGAAGAACAAGTTATGATGCGTGATTCGGTTATCGAATTCGTAGACAAAGAAATTTGGCCAAACAAAGAACGCTTCGAAAAGAAAGATTACGCTTTAACTGAAGACATCATGCGCAAAGCAGGTGAATTGGGTTACCTAAGCGTTGCTGTTCCTGCTGCCTATGGCGGAATGGAAATGGGATTCGTAAACACGGTTTTAGTTTGTGATTATATTTCGGGAGCAACTGGTTCGTTTTCAACTGCTTTTGGGGCGCACACTGGAATTGGAACCATGCCAATTACGCTATATGGAACTGAAGAACAAAAACAAAAATATGTACCAAAATTAGCTTCGGGCGAATGGTTTGGAGCGTATTGTTTGACAGAACCTGGAGCTGGTTCAGATGCAAATTCAGGAAAAACAAAAGCCGTTCTTTCAGAAGATGGAACACATTATAAAATCACAGGTGGGAAAATGTGGATTTCTAATGCGGGTTTTTGTAACGTAATGATTGTTTTCGCTCGTATTGAAGACGATAAAAATATTACTGGTTTCATCGTTGAAAATGATCCTTCAAACGGAATTTCAATGGGTGACGAAGAGCACAAATTAGGTATTCGCTCCTCTTCTACTCGTCAGGTTTTCTTTAATGAAACAAAAGTACCAGTAGAAAATATGTTGGCTGGTCGTGGCGAAGGTTTTAAAATTGCTATGAATGCTTTAAATGTTGGTCGTATTAAATTAGCAGCAGCTTGTTTAGAAGCACAACGTAGAACCATTACTGGAGCAGTACATTATGCTAACGAAAGAGTTCAGTTTAAAACACCAATTTCAAGTTTTGGAGCAATTCAAGCTAAAATTGCTGAAATGGCAACAAACGCTTATGCTGGAGAAAGTGCTACTTACAGAGCAGCAGCTGATATCGAAAATAGAATTAACATTAGAGTTAGTGAAGGAAATTCGCACCAAGAAGCAGAATTAAAAGGTGTTGAAGAATTCGCAATCGAATGTTCTATCTTAAAAGTTGCCGTTTCTGAAGATGTTCAGGCGTGTACGGATGAAGGAATTCAAATTTTTGGGGGTATGGGATTCTCAGAAGATGCACCAATGGAAAGTGCTTGGAGAGATGCTCGTATCGCAAGAATTTACGAAGGAACTAACGAAATCAACAGAATGTTATCGGTTGGAATGTTAGTAAAGAAAGCTATGAAAGGTCACGTGGATTTATTAGGTCCAGCAATGGCTGTTGCCGAAGAATTAATGGGTATTCCTTCTTTTGATATTCCTGATTATTCAGAACTATTCGCTGAAGAAAAAGAAATGATTGCCAAATTGAAAAAAGTGTTCTTAATGGTTGCTGGTGCTGCGGTACAAAAATACGGACCAGAGTTAGAATCACACCAACAATTGTTAATGGCTGCTTCTGATATCTTAATTGAAATTTACATGGCAGAAAGTACAATTCTTAGAACTGAAAAATTAGCTAAAAAAGAAGGTGAAGACAAAGTTCAGGAGCAAATTGCAATGGCAAAATTATACTTATATCATGCCGTAGATATCGTAAACCAAAAAGGTAAAGAAGGAATTGTTTCTTTTGCTGAAGGCGACGAACAACGTATGATGTTAATGGGATTAAAACGTTTTACAAAATATACGAACATGCCAAATGTAATTGGTCTTCGTGAAAAAATTGCTGCAAAAATTATTAGCGAAAACAAATACGCTTTTTAATACAGTAATATAATTGGTTTAGTTTGTTTAAAACAAAAGCCACTACAGATTTGTAGTGGCTTTTGCTATTTAATTCAAAAATAACATGTAGTAGGAATGCGCCAATTCAAATCAAAAATAAAATGTAGTTACCTGATAATTAAAAGATAAGGAAATTTTCAGAAAAAAATTTACAAAACAAGCACTTCATCTATGATTTTAAACAATTCGTAGAAAAGTTATTAAATAATTAAAAAATTACTCCATAAAAGTTTTTATATATAAATATTCTATATAATTTTGACATATATAATTAAAGATTCCGCCCCCCTTCTACAAATGGAATTATGTCGTTGATTAAAACAACTTACCTCACTTCTTTGGTCGTATTTTATATTGAATTTAATAACCAATTAAATATTTAAATTATGAAAAAAGTTGTTTTAAACATCTCAGTGATGTTGTTTGGAGTTGCAATGTTTGCACAAGCCAATTTAAGTTTAGTAAACCAAACAGGTTTAGGAAACATGTCTAATGTAGACCAATTCGGATTGTTAAATGGTTCAGATGTTGACCAAGATGGACGCTACAATGAAGCAGAAGTTGATCAAGTTGGTGCATTCAATGGTTCGGAAATTGACCAATTAGGTAGACGTAATGATGCCAAAGTAGATCAATTAGGCGTTGGAAATTATTCAAACGTAAACCAA
It encodes the following:
- a CDS encoding acetyl-CoA C-acyltransferase gives rise to the protein MKTAYIVKAYRTAVGKAPKGVFRFKRPDELAAETIEHMMKELPNFDKTRIDDVMVGNAMPEAEQGLNVGRLISLMGLKVEDVPGVTVNRYCASGIETIGMATAKIQSGMADCIIAGGAESMSYIPMGGYKPTPDYKAAAAGHEDYYWGMGLTAEAVAKQFNVSREDQDEFAYQSHMKALKAQAEGKFDAQIVPITVEETFINENGKKETRSYVVNKDEGPRAGTSVAALGGLRPVFAADGSVTAGNSSQMSDGAAFVLVMSEEMVKELNLEPIARLVNFASAGVEPRIMGIGPVKAIPKALKQAGLKQSDIDLIELNEAFASQSLAVVRELGLNPDIVNVNGGAIALGHPLGCTGAKLSVQLFDEMRLRGSKYGIVSMCVGTGQGTAGIYEFLK
- a CDS encoding MarR family winged helix-turn-helix transcriptional regulator; this translates as MQDKTIDYILRYTWQAVARMYNEEAAKYSATMATGFALLSIDRENGTPSTTLGPRMGMEATSLTRTLKSMEEKGLIIRKKNPADGRGVLIYLTELGKEKRELSKNTVLKFNDTVRANLTDEKLQNFMEVAEIINELITDKKIFNDK
- a CDS encoding four helix bundle protein, encoding MHNFEKLKIWQKAMDIAVVIYEISLLLPNDEKFNLIHQIKKCAVSIPSNIAEGSGRNHNKEFIQFLGIANGSTFELITQLILAKRLKLIKEEIVQPVISQLVEVSNMNFSFQKTLKT
- a CDS encoding acyl-CoA dehydrogenase family protein, giving the protein MSDIIRGGQFLVKETNCEDIFTPEDFNEEQVMMRDSVIEFVDKEIWPNKERFEKKDYALTEDIMRKAGELGYLSVAVPAAYGGMEMGFVNTVLVCDYISGATGSFSTAFGAHTGIGTMPITLYGTEEQKQKYVPKLASGEWFGAYCLTEPGAGSDANSGKTKAVLSEDGTHYKITGGKMWISNAGFCNVMIVFARIEDDKNITGFIVENDPSNGISMGDEEHKLGIRSSSTRQVFFNETKVPVENMLAGRGEGFKIAMNALNVGRIKLAAACLEAQRRTITGAVHYANERVQFKTPISSFGAIQAKIAEMATNAYAGESATYRAAADIENRINIRVSEGNSHQEAELKGVEEFAIECSILKVAVSEDVQACTDEGIQIFGGMGFSEDAPMESAWRDARIARIYEGTNEINRMLSVGMLVKKAMKGHVDLLGPAMAVAEELMGIPSFDIPDYSELFAEEKEMIAKLKKVFLMVAGAAVQKYGPELESHQQLLMAASDILIEIYMAESTILRTEKLAKKEGEDKVQEQIAMAKLYLYHAVDIVNQKGKEGIVSFAEGDEQRMMLMGLKRFTKYTNMPNVIGLREKIAAKIISENKYAF
- a CDS encoding 3-hydroxyacyl-CoA dehydrogenase/enoyl-CoA hydratase family protein, with protein sequence MKRNIKKVAVIGSGIMGSGIACHFANIGVEVLLLDIAPNELTEAEQKKGLTLESKSVRNRLVNDHLANTLKSKPSPIYHPSFASRITTGNTTDDMSKIATADWIIEVVVERLDIKKIVFEQVDKFRKPGTLVTSNTSGIPIQFMSEGRSEDFQQHFCGTHFFNPARYLKLFEIIPGPKTSDDVLEFLNGYGEKFLGKTSVVAKDTPAFIGNRIGIFGIQSLFHQVKEMGLTVEEVDKLTGPVIGRPKSATFRTVDVVGLDTLVHVANGIYENCPNDEAHELFKLPEFVNKMMENKWLGSKTGQGFYKKEGKDILTLDLDTLEYRANKKASFATLELTKTIDKPIDRFNVLVTGKDKAGDFYRKNFASMFQYCSNRIPEITDAFYKIDDAMKAGFGWENGPFEIWDAIGVEKGIELMKAEGYQPASWVTDMLASGNTSFYSIKDGATHFYSITNKKVEKIPGQDAFIILNNIRESKKIWNNSDAIITDLGDGIINLEFTSKMNSIGAGVLQGINKAIEIAEKDYNGLVIGNQGANFSVGANLGMIFMMAVEQEYDELNMAIKMFQDTMMRCRYSAIPVIAAPHGMTLGGGCELTMHADRAVAAAETYIGLVEFGVGVIPGGGGSKEMALRASDLFRKNDVELNVLQEYFLTVGMAKVATSAYEGFDTGVLQKGRDIVVVNKDRQIATAKQVALQMAEQGYTQPVRRKDIKVLGKQALGMFLVGTDQMEAGKYISEHDKKIANKLAYVMAGGDLSEATLVSEQYLLDLEREAFLSLTGERKSLERIQYMLTKGKPLRN